The following coding sequences are from one Lolium rigidum isolate FL_2022 chromosome 6, APGP_CSIRO_Lrig_0.1, whole genome shotgun sequence window:
- the LOC124668512 gene encoding mini-chromosome maintenance complex-binding protein-like, with amino-acid sequence MVGPQYDLVGNPLGAVRTTFEKAAAAAAAESGGRDPVAAFRSKDWGASEVFRSFLFDQGGIDKVPLLDASNLGLIKPNTLVRFRGMVQDMLGNEFYAGAFKDGSTWRTNKFTDFSPFAMPHPCDSHLWERHLFHCVPVPGQNSWTLESTPGPDLRQMSSCMSPEQREKRKRDGDDDIMDVSENGNGESSSSKKPKEDGIQISSNSAEMPATEAVPEMNGNDHHIPGSSFSCLVKIYDMPESQVKLNDVAEFIGVYTFDPELAAPKDNSDDIMFDLIEDVTAQLPPSKVPRLHCLLLRKLSSQDFLAKQPVEPLPSLLKGIRQSLLSHLTQLLGNDDLAAQCLLLHLLSRLRTRVDVVTVGRLSLNFTGFNRESASIFGNQLNTLIQRLVPYSQAIPLSIEYLNTTTLQPRKDNKSGRLVTGVLQLPQGTHLTFDETIMQSGSLTSKGVENTMLLKNLMESLMVEYDFEYYKLEMATDVQMLTLSEGKSNILPSDLVVPFRPSTVPAVTATPEELESWRWYLATVRSLPQSNEPEILQTIQDEMVNAMREDRGLGCSELSRWLTMAQITASSFGEKSLSMEHWQMVKELERLRKQRMQ; translated from the exons atggtGGGCCCACAGTACGACCTCGTCGGGAACCCCCTGGGCGCGGTGCGCACCACCTTCGAgaaggcggcggccgccgccgcggcggagtCCGGAGGCCGCGACCCGGTGGCGGCGTTCCGGTCCAAGGACTGGGGTGCCAGCGAGGTCTTCCGCTCCTTCCTCTTCGACCAAGGCGGCATCGACAAG GTTCCCCTGTTGGATGCATCAAATCTCGGATTGATCAAACCGAACACCCTCGTTCGGTTCCGGGGAATGGTTCAGGACATGCTTGGAAATGAGTTCTACGCTGGGGCGTTCAAG GATGGTTCTACCTGGAGGACGAACAAGTTCACAGATTTCTCACCATTTGCAATGCCGCACCCGTGTGATTCACATCTCTGGGAGCGCCACCTCTTCCACTGTGTGCCT GTTCCTGGGCAGAATTCCTGGACACTGGAGTCTACCCCTGGACCTGACTTGCGCCAAATGTCAAGCTGCATGTCACCTGAACAAAGGGAGAAAAGGAAGAGGGATGGGGATGATGATATCATGGAT GTTTCAGAAAATGGTAATGGTGAGAGTTCATCCAGTAAAAAACCG AAGGAAGATGGCATCCAGATCTCATCTAACTCAGCAGAAATGCCAGCAACTGAAGCTGTGCCAGAGATGAATGGGAATGATCATCATATTCCTGGAAGCTCTTTTTCATGTCTTGTGAAG ATCTATGATATGCCTGAAAGTCAAGTCAAGCTAAACGATGTGGCTGAGTTCATAGGGGTATATACATTTGACCCAGAACTTGCTGCTCCCAAGGATAATTCGGATGATATAATGTTTGACCTCATAGAAGATGTAACAGCTCAGCTGCCTCCCAGCAAG GTGCCCCGTCTTCACTGTTTGTTATTGCGAAAATTATCATCTCAAGATTTTCTAGCAAAGCAACCTGTTGAG CCTTTACCAAGTCTATTAAAAGGCATCAGACAATCTTTGCTCTCGCATCTCACTCAGCTACTAGGGAATGATGACCTTGCAGCTCAATGTTTGCTGTTGCATCTTCTATCCAGA CTTCGTACTCGGGTGGATGTTGTCACCGTTGGCAGGCTCTCCTTGAATTTCACTGGATTTAACAGAGAAAGTGCTTCCATTTTTGGAAACCAGCTAAATACTTTGATCCAGAGACTAGTGCCATATTCTCAAGCTATTCCTCTGTCAATTGAGTATCTCAACACAACCACACTTCAACCTAGAAAGGATAACAAATCAGGAAG GTTGGTCACAGGAGTTCTGCAGCTACCTCAGGGCACTCACTTGACATTTGATGAGACTATCATGCAATCTGGATCTTTGACATCTAAAGGTGTTGAGAATACCATGCTGCTCAAGAACTTGATGGAGTCACTGATG GTTGAGTATGATTTTGAGTACTACAAGCTGGAGATGGCAACTGATGTGCAGATGCTTACTCTCTCTGAAGGAAAATCAAACATCCTGCCTTCTGACTTGGTAGTGCCTTTTCGTCCATCCACCGTTCCTGCAGTGACTGCAACTCCTGAGGAACTTGAGAGTTGGAGATGGTACTTGGCCACAGTTAGGTCTCTTCCTCAGTCAAATGAACCTGAGATTTTGCAG AcgatccaagatgaaatggtcaaTGCCATGCGTGAAGATAGGGGCTTGGGTTGCTCTGAACTTAGCAG ATGGCTAACAATGGCGCAGATAACAGCTTCAAGCTTTGGTGAGAAGAGCCTTT
- the LOC124665421 gene encoding UDP-xylose transporter 3-like, producing MGVAGEKFQLGTVGALSLSVVSSVSIVICNKALMSALGFIFATTLTSWHLLVTFCSLHVALCLKFFEHKPFDARTVMGFGVLNGISIGLLNLSLGFNSVGFYQMTKLAIIPCTVILETLFFRKKFSRYIQLSLSVLLFGVGVATVTDLQLNAMGSVLSLLAIVTTCIAQIMTNTIQKKFKVSSTQLLYQSCPYQALTLFVVGPFLDGFLTNKNVFAFDYTPQVLFFIVLSCLISVSVNFSTFLVIGKTSPVTYQVLGHLKTCLVLAFGYVLLHDPFSWRNILGILIAVIGMGLYSYFCTRETKPTEASPQVTQVKEGESDPLISDSLSSAENGAAAADDEPLKVPMWSSKYARA from the exons ATGGGGGTGGCGGGGGAGAAGTTCCAGCTGGGGACGGTGGGGGCGCTGAGCCTCTCTGTCGTCTCCTCGGTCTCCATTGTCATCTGCAACAAGGCCCTCATgagcgccctcggcttcatcttcg CAACCACGTTGACAAGCTGGCATCTTCTGGTCACGTTTTGTTCACTTCATGTGGCATTATGCCTGAAATTCTTCGAGCACAAACCATTCGATGCAAGGACCGTTATGGGGTTTGGCGTGCTCAACGGCATCTCAATTGGGCTCCTCAATCTCAGTCTAGGTTTCAACTCTgttggtttctatcag ATGACAAAGCTGGCCATTATTCCCTGCACTGTTATCCTGGAGACACTTTTCTTCAGGAAGAAGTTTAG TCGGTACATCCAGCTCTCCCTAAGTGTGCTCCTTTTTGGTGTTGGAGTTGCAACTGTGACTGATCTGCAACTCAATGCTATGGGGTCTGTGCTGTCTTTGTTGGCAATCGTCACGACCTGCATTGCTCAAATT ATGACCAACACAATTCAGAAGAAGTTCAAGGTATCTTCAACCCAGCTGCTGTACCAATCATGCCCATACCAAGCATTGACCCTGTTCGTTGTTGGTCCATTCCTCGATGGATTTCTGACTAACAAAAATGTCTTTGCCTTTGACTACACGCCCCAAGTTCTG TTTTTCATCGTGCTGTCGTGCCTGATATCAGTGTCGGTAAACTTCAGCACTTTCCTTGTGATCGGGAAGACATCTCCTGTAACATACCAAGTCCTTGGTCATCTTAAGACATGCTTGGTTCTTGCCTTCGGGTATGTCTTGCTTCATGATCCATTTAGCTGGAGAAACATCCTTGGAATCCTGATTGCAGTGATTGGGATGGGACTATATTCATACTTCTGTACCCGCGAAACTAAACCAACTGAAGCCTCTCCGCAAGTCACTCAG GTGAAGGAAGGTGAATCAGACCCTTTGATCTCGGACTCCTTAAGCAGCGCCGAGAACGGGGCCGCTGCAGCCGACGATGAGCCTCTGAAGGTACCCATGTGGAGCTCCAAGTACGCACGGGCATGA